From one Salvelinus alpinus chromosome 14, SLU_Salpinus.1, whole genome shotgun sequence genomic stretch:
- the LOC139538275 gene encoding octapeptide-repeat protein T2-like: MIPGHCTDASSNAQRETERETERETERESERESERESERESERESERESESERESERESERESERESERESERESERETERETERESERESERESERETERETERESERESERESERETERETERETERESERESERESESERESERESERETERESERESERESERESERETERETERESERESERESERESERETERETERESERESEREG; this comes from the exons ATGATCCCAGGACACTGCACTGATGCATCCAGCAACGCAC agagggagacggagagggagacggagagggagacggagagggagtcggagagggagtcagagagggagtcagagagggAGTCGGAGAGGGAGTCGGAGAGGGAGTCGGAGTCGGAGAGGGAGTCGGAGAGGGAGTCGGAGAGGGAGTCGGAGAGGGAGTCGGAGAGGGAGTCGGAGAGGGAgtcggagagggagacggagagggagacggagagggagtcGGAGAGGGAGTCGGAGAGGGAgtcggagagggagacggagagggagacggagagggagtcGGAGAGGGAGTCGGAGAGGGAgtcggagagggagacggagagggagacggagagggagacggagagggagtcGGAGAGGGAGTCGGAGAGGGAGTCGGAGTCGGAGAGGGAGTCGGAGAGGGAgtcggagagggagacggagagggagtcGGAGAGGGAGTCGGAGAGGGAGTCGGAGAGGGAgtcggagagggagacggagagggagacggagagggagtcGGAGAGGGAGTCGGAGAGGGAGTCGGAGAGGGAgtcggagagggagacggagagggagacggagagggagtcGGAGAGGGAGTCGGAGAGGGA